Proteins encoded together in one Catellatospora citrea window:
- a CDS encoding GAF domain-containing protein, whose amino-acid sequence MASAEPFAAKSTGWRELDAGSLGSAVRYTHAGRLELDLALQRLLERARALGAGDERIRALLRANLEMARGVDLSQVLHRLVVTARHLVLARYAALGVVEDGHITEFLFDGMDAATADRMAHEPEGRGLLGLLLTDPRPVRVADIARHPCSVGFPEHHPPMKSFLGVPILSGGRLLGNFYLTEKQGADEFSAADEELITDFARVAAAAISNASIFTEAFRRHAWQEAMVAITERVLGGVGPDALMAELIGQAERADRADGACVALLSPDGLALTGVQAMGTLKPLLDAPEALLSVCALVMAERRVLVVEPCADPRLRELLGTAHPGHILIAPLTGQETMLGAMILSKKPSEGPFDAVDVEMASVFAGQASLALELAGAVDLDDDELTDQHLAFAEGLRERFLSRMTRISFSLRSVVDHSMDIELREQAGYKLAEMDALIDHLKSLTFVRTDR is encoded by the coding sequence ATGGCCAGTGCTGAGCCGTTCGCGGCGAAGTCGACGGGTTGGCGAGAACTCGACGCGGGCAGTCTCGGATCCGCGGTGCGTTACACCCATGCCGGCAGGCTGGAGCTGGACCTGGCTCTGCAACGGCTGCTTGAGCGCGCCCGTGCTCTCGGTGCGGGCGACGAGCGCATCCGCGCGCTGCTGCGGGCGAACCTGGAGATGGCTCGCGGCGTGGACCTGTCCCAGGTGCTGCACCGGCTCGTGGTCACCGCACGGCACCTCGTGCTGGCCCGGTACGCCGCGCTGGGCGTGGTCGAGGACGGTCACATCACCGAGTTCCTGTTCGACGGCATGGACGCCGCGACCGCCGATCGCATGGCGCACGAGCCCGAGGGGCGCGGACTGCTCGGGCTCCTGCTCACGGATCCGCGCCCGGTCCGGGTGGCCGACATCGCCCGGCACCCGTGCTCGGTCGGCTTCCCGGAGCACCATCCGCCGATGAAGTCGTTCCTCGGGGTGCCGATCCTCTCGGGTGGCCGCCTGCTCGGCAACTTCTACCTGACCGAGAAGCAGGGGGCGGACGAGTTCAGCGCCGCCGACGAAGAGCTGATCACCGACTTCGCCCGGGTGGCCGCGGCCGCGATCAGCAACGCGAGCATCTTCACCGAGGCATTCCGCCGCCACGCCTGGCAGGAGGCGATGGTCGCGATCACCGAGCGGGTGCTCGGCGGCGTGGGCCCCGACGCGCTGATGGCCGAGCTGATCGGCCAGGCGGAGCGGGCCGACCGGGCGGACGGGGCATGCGTCGCGCTGCTCTCGCCCGACGGGCTGGCCCTGACCGGCGTGCAGGCGATGGGCACGCTGAAACCGCTCCTCGACGCCCCCGAGGCGCTGCTGTCCGTGTGCGCCCTGGTCATGGCCGAGCGCCGGGTGCTGGTCGTCGAACCCTGCGCCGACCCTCGGCTGAGGGAACTGCTCGGCACGGCACATCCCGGGCACATCCTGATCGCTCCGCTGACCGGGCAGGAGACCATGCTCGGTGCGATGATCCTGTCGAAGAAGCCGAGCGAGGGACCGTTCGACGCGGTCGACGTCGAGATGGCCTCGGTCTTCGCGGGCCAGGCCAGTCTGGCGCTCGAACTCGCCGGTGCGGTCGACCTCGACGACGACGAGCTCACCGACCAGCACCTGGCCTTCGCCGAGGGTCTGCGGGAGCGTTTCCTCAGCCGGATGACGCGGATCAGCTTCTCACTGCGCTCCGTGGTCGACCACTCCATGGACATCGAGCTGCGCGAGCAGGCCGGATACAAGCTCGCCGAGATGGATGCCCTGATCGACCACCTGAAGTCGCTGACGTTCGTGCGCACCGACCGCTGA
- a CDS encoding VOC family protein, whose product MQKITPYLWFDTQAEEAAAHYTSIFKNSRIVNVVPGPEGRAMLVNFELEGQPFVGLNGGPAFHFTEAISFFVDCADQAEVDEMWARLSEGGEEGQCGWLKDRYGVSWQIVPKALAELMGDPDPAKASRVMHAMLGMTKLDIQGLQDAYDGRA is encoded by the coding sequence ATGCAGAAGATCACCCCGTACCTGTGGTTCGACACCCAGGCCGAGGAGGCTGCGGCGCACTACACCTCGATCTTCAAGAACTCCCGGATCGTCAATGTGGTGCCGGGCCCCGAGGGGCGGGCGATGCTGGTGAACTTCGAGTTGGAGGGCCAGCCGTTCGTCGGTCTCAACGGCGGTCCGGCGTTCCACTTCACCGAGGCGATCTCGTTCTTCGTGGACTGCGCGGACCAGGCCGAGGTCGACGAGATGTGGGCGCGGCTGTCCGAGGGCGGCGAGGAGGGCCAGTGCGGCTGGCTCAAGGACCGCTACGGCGTGTCCTGGCAGATCGTGCCGAAGGCGCTCGCCGAGCTGATGGGCGATCCCGACCCGGCGAAGGCCAGCCGGGTCATGCACGCCATGCTCGGCATGACGAAGCTCGACATCCAGGGCCTGCAAGACGCCTACGACGGCAGGGCCTGA
- a CDS encoding slipin family protein translates to MGTTKEIVIKNTHRGLRYVDGRLTDVLEAGRYELPAASGRFGRRGPVVEVTLVDMRERELTLKGQEILTSDKVALRVSILTHFKVVDPVAAVERVDSYTDRVYSDVQLAARRSLASMTLEDILTNRNQLSEDILRDVQGAAAGYGVEILRADVKDIVFPGNLQEVMNRVLAAQRLAEAQLVDARTKAEKDVLEARARAEADQVTAAGRRDATRLAAEADAAAQRIRVEAEVDALRRLAEAAAVYAEHPALLRLRELETMTALGGNAEARLYIGFDKHSVPN, encoded by the coding sequence ATGGGCACCACCAAAGAGATCGTCATCAAGAACACCCACCGCGGCCTGCGTTACGTGGACGGCAGGCTCACCGACGTGCTCGAAGCCGGCCGCTACGAGCTGCCCGCCGCGAGCGGCCGCTTCGGCAGGCGCGGTCCGGTCGTCGAGGTGACCCTGGTGGACATGCGCGAGCGCGAGCTGACCTTGAAGGGCCAGGAGATCCTGACCTCCGACAAGGTCGCGCTGCGGGTGAGCATCCTGACCCACTTCAAGGTGGTCGACCCGGTGGCCGCGGTGGAGCGGGTGGACAGCTACACGGACCGCGTGTACAGCGACGTCCAGCTGGCGGCCCGCCGGTCGCTGGCCTCGATGACGCTCGAGGACATCCTCACCAACCGCAACCAGCTGTCCGAGGACATCCTGCGCGACGTGCAGGGCGCCGCGGCCGGATACGGCGTGGAGATCCTGCGGGCCGACGTGAAGGACATCGTCTTCCCCGGCAACCTGCAGGAGGTCATGAACCGGGTGCTGGCCGCGCAGCGGCTCGCCGAGGCGCAGCTGGTCGACGCGCGCACCAAGGCGGAGAAGGACGTGCTGGAGGCCCGTGCCCGCGCCGAGGCCGACCAGGTCACCGCGGCGGGCCGGCGCGACGCGACCCGGCTGGCGGCCGAGGCCGACGCCGCGGCCCAGCGCATCCGGGTCGAGGCCGAGGTCGACGCGCTGCGCCGGCTGGCCGAGGCCGCGGCCGTGTACGCCGAGCACCCGGCGCTGCTGCGGCTGCGCGAGCTGGAGACGATGACCGCGCTCGGCGGCAACGCCGAGGCCCGCCTGTACATCGGTTTCGACAAGCACAGCGTGCCGAACTGA
- a CDS encoding glycerophosphodiester phosphodiesterase family protein: protein MVTTSPRTPSGRLRTAAALAALALCGTVAAAAPAAAAPGDVVISADFSSGTLPAGWRAVDGSWTVQNGRLVGTSTSSSANNKITFGSHLTHFRLEATARFESVTASTRWAALGLDVPADGATPWWIATIRSGTTASNGLEFAQRTTGNAWNVTNTAAAPYAAGTGRDVRIAVEVHGSQARWLFDGVEVLRTTSLQRSTGGGQALFVNGATVSFDDVRVTELAPANAYLRAPGSPAAVIAHRGASSAAPENTLVAQEIARRAGADWIENDVQPSADGTPFILHDSTVDRTTNGTGSIRSLTSAQLKALDAGSWFAPHYAGTRIPTLAEQLADLRTRGGNLLLEIKGAHTRDQVAKIVAVIREQQMTGRVFVQSFDVPSLQYSYELAPELPIGLLRSTLDADPVALAGQLHLTAYNPAGSALLTRPALVGDLHRAGVAVMAWTIDSAAQWRSLDQLGVDGIITNRPAELAGWISAG from the coding sequence ATGGTCACCACCTCACCGCGTACCCCCTCGGGGCGCTTGCGGACCGCGGCGGCGCTGGCCGCCCTCGCCCTGTGCGGCACCGTGGCGGCCGCCGCGCCCGCCGCCGCCGCACCCGGCGACGTCGTCATCTCCGCCGACTTCTCCTCCGGCACGCTGCCCGCCGGGTGGCGGGCCGTCGACGGATCCTGGACCGTGCAGAACGGCCGCCTCGTCGGCACCTCCACCAGCTCGTCCGCCAACAACAAGATCACCTTCGGCAGCCACCTGACCCACTTCCGGCTGGAGGCGACGGCACGGTTCGAGTCGGTCACCGCGAGCACCCGCTGGGCCGCGCTCGGCCTGGACGTGCCCGCCGACGGCGCGACGCCGTGGTGGATCGCCACGATCCGCAGCGGCACCACGGCGAGCAACGGCCTCGAGTTCGCGCAGCGCACCACGGGCAACGCGTGGAACGTCACGAACACCGCCGCCGCCCCCTACGCGGCCGGGACCGGCCGGGACGTGCGCATCGCGGTGGAGGTGCACGGCAGCCAGGCCCGCTGGCTGTTCGACGGGGTGGAGGTGCTGCGCACGACCAGCCTGCAGCGCTCGACCGGGGGCGGGCAGGCGCTGTTCGTCAACGGCGCGACGGTGTCCTTCGACGACGTACGCGTGACCGAGCTGGCCCCGGCCAACGCCTACCTGCGCGCGCCCGGCAGCCCGGCCGCGGTCATCGCGCACCGTGGCGCGTCGTCGGCCGCACCGGAGAACACCCTGGTGGCACAGGAGATCGCGCGCCGCGCGGGCGCGGACTGGATCGAGAACGACGTGCAGCCGTCGGCCGACGGGACCCCGTTCATCCTGCACGACAGCACCGTCGACCGGACCACCAACGGGACCGGGTCCATCCGCAGCCTGACGTCCGCACAGCTCAAGGCGCTGGACGCCGGTTCCTGGTTCGCGCCGCACTACGCGGGCACGCGCATCCCCACCCTGGCCGAGCAGCTGGCGGATCTGCGTACGCGCGGCGGCAACCTGCTGCTGGAGATCAAGGGGGCGCACACCCGCGACCAGGTCGCGAAGATCGTGGCGGTGATCCGCGAGCAGCAGATGACGGGCCGGGTGTTCGTCCAGAGCTTCGACGTGCCCTCGCTGCAGTACAGCTACGAGCTGGCCCCGGAGCTGCCCATCGGCCTGCTGCGCAGCACGCTGGACGCCGACCCGGTGGCGCTGGCCGGGCAGCTGCACCTGACCGCGTACAACCCGGCGGGGTCGGCGCTGCTGACCCGGCCCGCCCTGGTCGGTGACCTGCACCGGGCGGGCGTGGCGGTGATGGCGTGGACGATCGACAGCGCGGCGCAGTGGCGCTCGCTGGACCAGCTCGGCGTGGACGGGATCATCACCAACCGCCCGGCGGAGCTGGCCGGCTGGATCTCCGCGGGCTGA
- a CDS encoding transporter substrate-binding domain-containing protein translates to MTETPGRPRWRPLLTATAVTLTMLLAGAAACGPEGTAPKTVDDLFKKTDVYGQPKIKIGVAEDQPLMGQIVNGRFEGFDVEIARYLAESLGFKGDSRIEWVPLQTEDRENALVSGQVHLVVASYSMTPDREKEIDFAGPYFATKQELLIRTVDRDKIRNLNDLAQPGRETCVVGGSTGERQFTDRALKVYPAATNRECLERLLSGKSHAYSTDETILAGYLSEHPKDLFIVDVPIGANERLGVGVSKQDPELRDLVAFFLRKSYDNGRSTGTSPWLAAYRRTLGPWLGDDTTQPPIDAPDLVDYDEKAQKS, encoded by the coding sequence ATGACTGAGACTCCTGGCCGGCCGCGCTGGCGGCCACTGCTGACCGCCACCGCGGTGACGCTGACGATGCTGTTGGCGGGCGCTGCGGCCTGCGGACCCGAGGGCACCGCGCCGAAGACCGTGGACGACCTGTTCAAGAAGACCGACGTGTACGGCCAGCCGAAGATCAAGATCGGGGTCGCCGAGGACCAGCCCCTCATGGGCCAGATCGTGAACGGCCGGTTCGAGGGCTTCGACGTCGAGATCGCGCGCTACCTCGCCGAGTCGCTGGGCTTCAAGGGCGACAGCCGCATCGAGTGGGTGCCCCTGCAGACCGAGGACCGCGAGAACGCGCTCGTCTCCGGCCAGGTGCACCTGGTGGTGGCCAGCTACTCGATGACGCCCGACCGGGAGAAGGAGATCGACTTCGCCGGGCCGTACTTCGCGACCAAGCAGGAACTGCTGATCCGCACCGTGGACCGTGACAAGATCCGCAACCTGAACGACCTCGCCCAGCCCGGCCGGGAGACCTGCGTGGTGGGCGGATCGACCGGCGAGCGCCAGTTCACCGACCGCGCGCTGAAGGTGTACCCGGCGGCGACCAACCGCGAGTGCCTGGAACGCCTGCTGTCGGGCAAGTCCCACGCGTACTCCACCGACGAGACGATCCTCGCCGGCTACCTGTCCGAGCATCCGAAGGACCTGTTCATCGTCGACGTGCCGATCGGCGCGAACGAGCGGCTCGGCGTCGGGGTGTCCAAGCAGGATCCCGAACTGCGTGACCTGGTGGCGTTCTTCCTGCGCAAGAGCTACGACAACGGCCGCTCGACGGGCACCAGCCCGTGGCTGGCGGCGTACCGGCGCACGCTGGGGCCGTGGCTCGGCGACGACACCACCCAACCGCCCATTGACGCTCCCGACCTGGTGGACTACGACGAGAAGGCGCAGAAGTCATGA
- a CDS encoding YqeB family protein: MAHGDAETVVAVPAGERALIAWGFPIAGMALGWLLKAAAGWIAGLSWAPLQGPFKLIAQIPEPWATIGALAVGLVAGLLLVLTAIGERLTVTVRDDAAVLTRVDGPSHTVARAGVAVVFVDGKQLVLQGADGWEHARESSDLRPAELRAAFTAHGYPWRDDGDPHRDLFRLWVPDLPGLPDGANALLAARAKALSKREEAESAVLREELRRLGVLVREEQRRQYWRLATPPATGDRAA; the protein is encoded by the coding sequence ATGGCACACGGCGATGCGGAGACCGTGGTGGCGGTGCCCGCCGGCGAGCGGGCGCTGATCGCCTGGGGGTTCCCGATCGCGGGCATGGCCCTCGGCTGGCTGCTCAAGGCGGCCGCGGGCTGGATCGCCGGGCTGTCCTGGGCGCCGTTGCAGGGCCCGTTCAAGCTGATCGCGCAGATCCCCGAACCGTGGGCGACCATCGGCGCGCTCGCTGTGGGCCTGGTCGCCGGGCTGCTGCTGGTGCTCACCGCGATCGGCGAGCGGCTCACCGTGACGGTGCGCGACGACGCGGCCGTGCTGACCCGCGTCGACGGGCCGTCCCACACGGTCGCCCGGGCCGGCGTGGCCGTGGTGTTCGTCGACGGCAAGCAGCTGGTGCTGCAGGGCGCCGACGGCTGGGAGCACGCCCGGGAGAGTTCCGACCTGCGCCCCGCCGAGCTGCGGGCCGCGTTCACGGCGCACGGCTACCCCTGGCGGGACGACGGCGATCCGCACCGCGACCTGTTCCGGCTCTGGGTGCCGGACCTGCCGGGCCTGCCGGACGGCGCGAACGCGCTGCTGGCGGCCCGCGCCAAGGCGCTGTCCAAGCGCGAGGAGGCCGAGTCCGCGGTGCTGCGCGAGGAGCTGCGCCGGCTGGGCGTGCTGGTACGCGAGGAGCAGCGCCGCCAGTACTGGCGGCTGGCCACACCGCCCGCCACGGGAGACCGAGCCGCATAG
- a CDS encoding DinB family protein, giving the protein MATERPDVPLIAGEREMLRQFLDYHRSTLAWKCDGLTDEQLRERSMPPSTLTLLGLVRHMCEVERTWFRKVIAGEDITLVWSPDNDYQVAYDPTGATRAEAFTAWQAEVEHSRRIEREAESLDVVAHNPRWGEDVSLRFVMLHLIHEYARHNGHADFLREGVDGVTGA; this is encoded by the coding sequence ATGGCCACCGAGCGCCCCGATGTGCCCCTGATCGCCGGTGAGCGGGAGATGCTGCGGCAGTTCCTCGACTACCACCGGTCCACGCTGGCCTGGAAGTGCGACGGGCTGACCGACGAGCAACTGCGCGAGCGGTCCATGCCCCCGTCGACGCTGACCCTGCTCGGCCTGGTCCGGCACATGTGCGAGGTCGAGCGCACCTGGTTCCGCAAGGTGATCGCGGGCGAGGACATCACCCTGGTCTGGTCGCCGGACAACGACTACCAGGTGGCGTACGACCCGACCGGCGCCACCCGCGCCGAGGCGTTCACCGCCTGGCAGGCCGAGGTCGAGCACTCGCGCCGCATCGAACGCGAGGCCGAGTCGCTGGACGTGGTCGCGCACAATCCCCGCTGGGGCGAGGACGTCTCGCTGCGGTTCGTGATGCTGCACCTGATCCACGAGTACGCCCGCCACAACGGCCACGCCGACTTCCTGCGCGAGGGAGTCGACGGCGTGACCGGCGCCTGA
- a CDS encoding TetR/AcrR family transcriptional regulator — protein MPRAGLSTQAVVQAAVDVIDEHGIDALTLAAVATRCGVAAPSLYKHVGGLAELRTQVGVRVLNELADRFAAAAMGRSGRDAITALMHAYRAYVTAHPARYAAMPVDPLHHPELAAAGIRQLEVIQAALRPWRLDAAAQVHTIRRLRVIAHGFASLESAGGFGLPADLDETYRQLIDTFFDSLPAHP, from the coding sequence GTGCCCAGAGCCGGACTGTCCACTCAGGCCGTCGTCCAGGCGGCCGTCGACGTCATCGACGAGCACGGGATCGACGCGCTCACCCTCGCCGCGGTCGCCACCCGCTGCGGCGTCGCCGCCCCCTCGCTCTACAAGCACGTCGGCGGCCTCGCCGAGCTGAGGACACAGGTCGGCGTCCGTGTGCTCAACGAACTCGCCGACCGCTTCGCCGCCGCCGCGATGGGCCGCAGCGGCCGGGACGCGATCACCGCGCTGATGCACGCCTACCGCGCCTACGTCACCGCACACCCCGCCCGCTACGCCGCGATGCCCGTCGACCCCCTGCACCACCCCGAGCTGGCCGCCGCCGGCATCCGGCAGCTGGAGGTCATCCAGGCCGCGCTGCGCCCCTGGCGGCTCGACGCCGCCGCACAGGTCCACACCATCCGCCGGCTGCGCGTCATCGCGCACGGCTTCGCCTCGCTGGAGTCCGCCGGCGGCTTCGGCCTGCCGGCCGACCTCGACGAGACCTACCGGCAGCTCATCGACACCTTCTTCGATTCCCTGCCGGCCCACCCCTGA
- a CDS encoding VOC family protein has product MIGRWHGLIIDCPDPGALAGFYQELLGMQRVYEEGDWVVIGDAPDRPGVAFQRVADFTPPRWPDPAHPQQLHLDVRVDDIEQAEAQVLALGATPLPGGGKTFRVYADPVGHPFCLVWQVTG; this is encoded by the coding sequence GTGATCGGACGCTGGCACGGACTCATCATCGACTGCCCGGACCCCGGCGCGCTGGCCGGTTTCTACCAGGAGCTGCTCGGCATGCAGCGGGTGTACGAGGAGGGCGACTGGGTCGTCATCGGCGACGCGCCCGACCGGCCGGGCGTGGCGTTCCAGCGGGTCGCCGACTTCACGCCGCCGCGCTGGCCCGACCCGGCCCACCCGCAGCAGCTGCACCTCGACGTGCGGGTCGACGACATCGAGCAGGCCGAAGCGCAGGTGCTGGCGCTGGGCGCCACCCCGCTGCCCGGCGGCGGCAAGACCTTCCGGGTGTACGCGGACCCGGTCGGCCACCCCTTCTGCCTCGTCTGGCAGGTGACCGGCTGA
- a CDS encoding geranylgeranyl reductase family protein produces MYDVAIVGAGPAGSAAALAAARAGAQVLLVDRDVFPRDKACGDGIAQQGLEVLAGLGVTGLTDGFAPIRSLHLTGPGGAQAAGELPEPAYVIPRAVFDARLVAAAVRAGATFRQHTVRSLAVRADGVDLGDGLAARVVIGADGANSTVRRALGLPRNPPDRLAVAIRAYAPDPVAQPQAMGPADVVQRGSRDPVEPGSAQRIVMTGQRWPAYAWSFPIGDGRRNVGYGELMSGGPLSRAHLLDRMHTLLGDTVAGGLSDARAHHLPLSTWRPGPGHGRLLLAGDALSLINPFTGEGIFYAVLSGALAGRAAATPGGPAAGRAYTVALRRRLARHLRHTGVIARLTAQPWVVDAGLRAAARHRHVFDGFVGLGLGDGLLTPRLLASVTAAALHRP; encoded by the coding sequence ATGTACGACGTCGCGATCGTCGGGGCCGGGCCGGCCGGGTCCGCCGCCGCGCTCGCCGCGGCACGGGCCGGCGCGCAGGTCCTGCTCGTCGACCGCGACGTGTTCCCGCGCGACAAGGCCTGCGGCGACGGCATCGCCCAGCAGGGCCTGGAGGTGCTGGCCGGGCTCGGGGTGACCGGGCTGACCGACGGGTTCGCCCCGATCCGGTCGCTGCACCTGACCGGGCCAGGCGGCGCGCAGGCGGCCGGTGAGCTGCCGGAACCGGCCTACGTCATCCCCCGCGCGGTGTTCGACGCCCGCCTGGTCGCCGCCGCGGTGCGGGCCGGTGCGACGTTCCGGCAGCACACGGTACGCAGCCTCGCGGTGCGGGCGGACGGCGTCGACCTCGGCGACGGCCTCGCCGCTCGGGTCGTGATCGGAGCCGACGGCGCGAACTCGACCGTGCGCCGCGCCCTGGGCCTGCCCCGCAATCCGCCCGACCGGCTGGCCGTGGCCATCCGCGCCTACGCCCCGGACCCGGTGGCGCAGCCGCAAGCCATGGGCCCGGCCGATGTGGTGCAGCGCGGCTCGCGGGACCCGGTGGAGCCCGGATCGGCGCAGCGCATCGTGATGACCGGGCAGCGGTGGCCCGCCTACGCCTGGTCGTTCCCGATCGGCGACGGGAGGCGCAACGTCGGCTACGGCGAGCTGATGTCCGGCGGCCCGCTCAGCCGGGCGCACCTGCTGGACCGAATGCACACGCTGCTCGGCGACACCGTCGCGGGCGGACTGTCCGACGCGCGGGCGCATCACCTGCCGCTGTCGACCTGGCGGCCCGGGCCGGGGCACGGGCGGCTGCTGCTGGCCGGTGACGCGCTGTCGCTGATCAACCCGTTCACCGGGGAGGGCATCTTCTATGCGGTGCTGTCCGGGGCGCTGGCGGGCCGGGCCGCGGCGACGCCCGGCGGCCCGGCGGCGGGGCGGGCCTACACGGTCGCGCTGCGCCGACGGCTGGCCCGGCACCTGCGTCACACCGGGGTGATCGCCCGGCTGACCGCGCAGCCCTGGGTGGTGGACGCGGGCCTGCGCGCCGCCGCCCGCCACCGGCACGTCTTCGACGGGTTCGTCGGCCTCGGCCTCGGCGACGGCCTGCTCACCCCCCGCCTGCTCGCATCAGTCACCGCCGCCGCCCTACACCGCCCCTGA
- a CDS encoding L,D-transpeptidase, producing MALVLAVVAPLALTACSADEGAPAFVAPTQSAPEPAPASTEPLALAVTPAEAAKNQPVSTEIGTQVSGGQVQSVTMTDAAGAAVAGAMRADGTSFVPAKPLKYGKKYSATVVAVGPDGKTMEKKTSFTTMGKPSKKTGAGLYLFSDRTYGVAMPVVLEFTSPVPESARAAVERRLFVTVDPPQPGIWHWSSPLQVMYRGPQYWQTGTKITVRAALEGVPMGNGRYGDQDRLGVGNIAKEKIELIVDNATKRMQVFKNDAVVKTMPVSLGKTKTPSSSGTMVIMDKQQKTVFDTTDDPGNVDRYVVNIEYAQRLTWGGEYIHAAPWSVKDQGVRNVSHGCVNVSMANAVYLFNLTSIGTPVTVKGTERKIKPANGWTAWSVGWADYVKGSALPVPPELAALGDPQPSASALPSPSVTPTP from the coding sequence ATGGCACTGGTGCTGGCGGTGGTGGCACCGCTGGCGCTGACCGCGTGTTCGGCGGACGAGGGCGCACCCGCCTTCGTGGCGCCCACCCAGTCGGCGCCCGAGCCGGCCCCGGCCAGCACGGAGCCGCTGGCGCTGGCGGTGACGCCCGCCGAGGCGGCGAAGAACCAGCCGGTGAGCACGGAGATCGGCACCCAGGTCAGCGGCGGGCAGGTGCAGTCGGTGACGATGACCGACGCGGCCGGGGCCGCGGTCGCGGGCGCCATGCGCGCCGACGGCACCTCGTTCGTGCCGGCCAAGCCGCTCAAGTACGGCAAGAAGTACTCGGCGACGGTCGTCGCGGTCGGCCCGGACGGCAAGACCATGGAGAAGAAGACGTCGTTCACGACGATGGGCAAGCCGAGCAAGAAGACCGGCGCGGGGCTGTACCTGTTCTCGGACCGCACGTACGGCGTGGCGATGCCGGTGGTCCTGGAGTTCACCAGCCCGGTGCCCGAGTCGGCGCGGGCGGCCGTGGAGCGCCGCCTGTTCGTCACGGTGGATCCGCCGCAGCCGGGCATCTGGCACTGGTCCAGCCCGCTGCAGGTGATGTACCGCGGCCCGCAGTACTGGCAGACCGGCACGAAGATCACCGTGCGGGCGGCGCTGGAGGGCGTGCCGATGGGCAACGGCCGCTACGGTGACCAGGACCGGCTCGGCGTCGGCAACATCGCCAAGGAGAAGATCGAGCTGATCGTCGACAACGCGACCAAGCGCATGCAGGTGTTCAAGAACGACGCGGTGGTCAAGACGATGCCGGTCAGCCTGGGCAAGACGAAGACGCCGTCGTCCTCCGGCACCATGGTGATCATGGACAAGCAGCAGAAGACGGTCTTCGACACCACCGACGACCCCGGCAACGTCGACCGCTACGTCGTCAACATCGAGTACGCCCAGCGCCTGACCTGGGGTGGCGAGTACATCCACGCCGCGCCGTGGTCGGTGAAGGACCAGGGCGTGCGCAACGTGTCGCACGGCTGCGTGAACGTGTCCATGGCCAACGCGGTGTACCTGTTCAACCTGACCAGCATCGGCACGCCGGTCACCGTGAAGGGCACCGAGCGCAAGATCAAACCCGCCAACGGCTGGACGGCGTGGAGCGTGGGCTGGGCCGACTACGTCAAGGGCAGCGCCCTGCCGGTGCCGCCGGAGCTGGCGGCGCTGGGCGACCCGCAGCCGTCCGCGTCGGCGCTGCCGTCGCCGAGCGTGACACCGACGCCGTGA